A stretch of Nonomuraea africana DNA encodes these proteins:
- a CDS encoding transposase codes for MEALAQRLVPDEMWAVASTLMPGQRPRPQGGGRAAADARQVMVAVVYVVTSGCAWQHLPHSFGVTVPTAHRWFARWTRAELWRNLHEATASDPALAEWTRAIRDCVARRHYP; via the coding sequence ATGGAGGCGCTCGCTCAGCGGCTGGTCCCGGACGAGATGTGGGCGGTGGCCAGCACGCTCATGCCAGGACAGCGGCCACGTCCCCAGGGCGGGGGACGCGCCGCGGCCGACGCGCGCCAGGTCATGGTGGCGGTCGTCTACGTCGTGACGAGCGGCTGCGCCTGGCAGCACCTGCCGCACTCCTTCGGCGTGACGGTGCCCACGGCGCACCGCTGGTTCGCCCGCTGGACCAGGGCGGAGCTGTGGCGGAACCTGCACGAGGCGACCGCGTCCGACCCCGCGCTGGCCGAGTGGACCAGGGCGATCCGTGACTGCGTGGCACGCCGGCACTACCCCTGA
- a CDS encoding NAD(P)H-binding protein, translating to MRILVTGATGTVGRVVVDRLLEAGHRVRALTRNPATSGLPGGAEVVAGDLTVPSSLDGVLDGVERAYLLAGALDPGQAAEQAQAFVKQAAEAGVDRVVDMSTAAVTVRRPGSYEMFHDVEEVIEASGLVWTHVRPGEFAGNKLDMWGESIRAEGMVRSAFPDALGVPIHEADIAEVIVAALLEGGHAGHAYTLSGPEALTHRQQADAIGEGLGRRLRFEPLTYGQARAAYIRAGFPMEIAEYVLGYQAEYAEEPPVVTPDVERVLGRPGRTLSRWAADHATDLT from the coding sequence ATGAGGATCCTCGTGACCGGTGCGACGGGCACGGTCGGCCGCGTCGTGGTCGACCGGCTGCTGGAGGCGGGACACCGGGTGCGCGCGCTGACCAGGAACCCGGCCACCTCCGGGCTGCCGGGCGGCGCCGAGGTCGTGGCGGGCGACCTCACCGTCCCCTCCAGCCTGGACGGCGTGCTCGACGGCGTGGAGCGGGCCTACCTCCTGGCCGGCGCGCTCGACCCCGGCCAGGCCGCCGAGCAGGCCCAGGCCTTCGTGAAGCAGGCGGCCGAGGCGGGCGTCGACCGCGTCGTCGACATGTCGACCGCCGCCGTGACCGTGCGGCGGCCCGGCAGCTACGAGATGTTCCACGACGTGGAGGAGGTCATCGAGGCGTCGGGCCTGGTCTGGACGCACGTGCGGCCCGGCGAGTTCGCCGGCAACAAGCTCGACATGTGGGGCGAGTCCATCCGCGCCGAGGGCATGGTGCGCAGCGCCTTCCCCGACGCGCTGGGGGTGCCGATCCACGAGGCCGACATCGCCGAGGTGATCGTGGCCGCGCTCCTGGAGGGCGGCCACGCGGGACACGCGTACACGCTGAGCGGGCCCGAGGCGCTCACTCACCGCCAGCAGGCGGACGCCATCGGCGAGGGGCTGGGCAGGCGGCTGCGCTTCGAGCCGCTGACGTACGGGCAGGCGCGAGCGGCCTACATCAGGGCGGGCTTTCCCATGGAGATCGCGGAGTACGTCCTCGGCTACCAGGCGGAGTACGCGGAGGAGCCGCCGGTCGTCACGCCGGACGTCGAACGGGTGCTCGGCAGGCCGGGCCGCACCCTGTCCCGCTGGGCCGCCGACCACGCGACCGACCTGACGTGA